A stretch of the Agelaius phoeniceus isolate bAgePho1 chromosome 1, bAgePho1.hap1, whole genome shotgun sequence genome encodes the following:
- the LRRC3B gene encoding leucine-rich repeat-containing protein 3B, translated as MHLVDLWLTRSLSMCLLLQSFVLMILCFHSASMCPKGCLCSLSGGLNVSCSNANLKEIPRDLPPETVLLYLDSNQITSIPNEIFKDLHQLRVLNLSKNGIEFIDEHAFKGVAETLQTLDLSDNRIKSVHKNAFNNLKARARIANNPWHCDCTLQQVLRSMASNHETANNVICKTSVLDEHAGRPFLNAANDADLCNLPKKTTDYAMLVTMFGWFTMVISYVVYYVRQNQEDARRHLEYLKSLPSRQKKPDEADDISTVV; from the coding sequence ATGCATTTGGTAGACCTGTGGTTAACTCGTTCCCTCTCCATGTGTCTGCTCTTACAAAGTTTTGTCCTCATGATACTGTGTTTTCATTCTGCCAGTATGTGCCCAAAAGGCTGCCTCTGTTCCCTCTCCGGAGGTCTGAATGTCAGCTGTAGCAATGCAAACCTCAAGGAGATACCCAGAGATCTTCCTCCAGAAACAGTCTTACTTTATTTGGACTCCAATCAGATAACATCTATCCCAAACGAAATTTTTAAGGACTTGCACCAATTGAGAGTCCTCAATTTATCAAAAAATGGGATTGAGTTTATCGATGAACATGCCTTTAAAGGGGTGGCAGAAACCTTGCAGACTCTGGATTTGTCCGACAACCGGATTAAAAGCGTGCACAAAAACGCTTTCAACAACCTGAAGGCCAGGGCCAGAATTGCCAACAACCCCTGGCACTGTGACTGCACGCTGCAGCAGGTGCTGCGGAGCATGGCCTCCAACCACGAGACGGCCAACAACGTCATCTGCAAGACCTCTGTGCTGGACGAGCACGCAGGGAGACCCTTCCTCAACGCTGCCAACGACGCCGACCTCTGCAACCTCCCTAAAAAGACTACTGACTACGCCATGCTGGTCACCATGTTTGGCTGGTTCACCATGGTGATCTCCTACGTGGTTTATTACGTCCGACAGAACCAGGAGGATGCAAGGAGGCACCTGGAGTACTTGAAATCCCTGCCAAGCAGGCAAAAGAAACCAGATGAAGCCGATGACATTAGCACTGTGGTATAG